From the Pseudomonas baltica genome, one window contains:
- a CDS encoding class I SAM-dependent methyltransferase — protein MKLDSQDLEHITTTTLSNYEAVAEDFRQGTRDHDVSQNIEALLRHLQGPAPWHILDFGCGPGRDLQTFTRLGHVAVGLDGTERFAEMARADSGCEVWHQDFLQLDLPEARFDGIFANASLFHVPAQELPRVLRQLHATLKPGGALFSSNPRGDNQEGWKGQRYGAYHDLASWTALLTAAGFSELEHYYRPAGLPREQQPWLASVWRR, from the coding sequence ATGAAACTCGACTCGCAAGACCTCGAACACATCACCACCACGACCCTGAGCAACTACGAGGCGGTTGCCGAAGACTTCCGCCAAGGCACGCGCGACCACGACGTCAGCCAGAACATCGAGGCGCTGTTGCGTCACCTGCAGGGCCCCGCCCCGTGGCACATCCTCGATTTCGGCTGCGGCCCTGGCCGTGACCTGCAGACCTTCACCCGCCTGGGCCATGTTGCCGTCGGCCTCGACGGCACCGAGCGCTTCGCCGAAATGGCCCGCGCCGACAGCGGCTGCGAGGTCTGGCATCAGGATTTTTTGCAGCTGGATCTGCCTGAAGCGCGTTTCGACGGCATCTTCGCCAATGCCTCGCTGTTCCACGTGCCGGCTCAGGAGCTGCCGAGGGTCCTGCGTCAGCTGCATGCCACCCTCAAGCCAGGCGGCGCGCTGTTCAGCTCCAACCCCCGGGGCGACAATCAGGAAGGCTGGAAAGGCCAGCGCTACGGCGCATATCACGATCTGGCCAGCTGGACCGCGCTGCTGACCGCGGCCGGTTTCAGCGAGCTGGAGCACTACTACCGACCCGCCGGGCTGCCGCGCGAGCAGCAGCCATGGCTGGCGAGTGTGTGGCGCCGCTGA